In Besnoitia besnoiti strain Bb-Ger1 chromosome I, whole genome shotgun sequence, the genomic window CGTCAGTCTCCTGGTAGTTGCGCAAGGCACTGGGCTGTAGTGAGCGACTGAGTGAACCTATCAGCGTCCACACATCTGCCGAGGAGCAGCGGATGTTGAATATAACCTCTACTGAATCTTCTCAGCCGCTGGTTTAGTGTGAACAGCACCCGCGTTGCTTGCTTACAACAAACGGCGGCGTCGATTCGACCCGCTGTGTCAGCCGACGACATACGTGAGGTACAGCCACCACCATTTGGTGCAAAACGGTAGACTCGCTGCACAGCTGAACCCTTAAAATCATTCCGTCAGTCAGTGCCACCCTCCGGGCAACGTGAAAGAAACGATCCTACCCAGGCGTTCTTCTGTTCAGCCGTTTCCATTCTCGCTTCTACTGGCACTGATATCATACGTTTTGGTGTGTAGAGGTCCTTTGTGCCTCTCCTGAGCTCAGCGCCATGGCAAAGGACACACCTACGCTTGGGGTTTTGGCTTACTCCATTTTCTGTCTGGACGTTTGCCTCCCTAATGCGGAGGCCGTCAACAATCACTTCAGGGTGACCGTTTTGTTTCGGCTGGTGACTCTCCACAGACCAGGAGGGTCCGACTAAAGGCGTAATCGCGTCGTTTTCCCTCAGCTTGGTTGTCTCGATGATTCCGGGGACAACCATATATCTGAAAAAAACCCAAATGCAAACAGGAAATCCGAACAGCCAAAGTGAAGCACCCACAGCGTGTGACATATACGGGACCGGGCACCTCGAGAAGACTTTTTCCGGGAATGAAAGAAGGGAAGCTAGCTGCGATGGACAGCAACCCGGATGCAGTGCAGCGCCCACGTTTATTTGCTAAACAGGGATTCTAGTACTCACCCATCCTTGTCCACCGGATAGTTGAATAGATATATCACATTAGGCAGGGAACGCGCGTTCCTGCTGAGAGAGCCATTACTCGACAGGAGCAAAACAGTTCCTAGAACGGGTCTGAACAATATTGCAGATGTGTCCCAATGCAGGCGCGTGCCTGCGGATGTCGTACCCGATGAGCCGAAGGAGGTAGTCCCTGTTTTCCTCTCGTTCAAATCCATGCCACACGCACTCAGGAATCCGTCGATTACTGGGGTCGAGCAACGTAGAGTCAGGAAACAGAAACACTGTTATAGGGCCCCAGTGACTGTCCAGGAAACCTGAAGCTTTTAGGAGAGAAGTAGACACGCGGACATCCTGTAACGAAACAGGGGACGAAGGAAACAGAGGCAGCGCCTGATTACCGACATACCAAGGGCATGCTACTACATGGACCGAACCAGTCGTGCGATCAAATGGATCCACGGGAACCCACAGCATCACCGCTCGGCGTTCTGGCATCGCTCACCAGCTGTGGGAGCCTTGTGGAAGCGCACATAGGACATTGCGAGCAGAGACAATCGCCCTCATCTGCTATGCGGAACTGCTGATTCTTCAGTGGCCCTTTGTCTTGCCTGGCGTAGCCCTTCGTAGTTTCTCCGGCTGCATGCTTTTAGCTCCCTTTATTCGAATCGTTGCGGGACAAGGGCACCGTCGATTCAACGGTTAGAAACGATATTTCTTTCTGTCATCTCGGTTTTGAACATATGCATCTACCTTCGTACATCTCCCTTTGCTTTTCTCGCCCATATGCCCCCTCCTGAATCCGTTCGAATACCCGTCCACTCCCCTATCTATGATCCCTACAAAACGTCTTGCTATTTTCTCATATGTGAAACGGCGGTGGTGTGCCTGACTTTCTGTTGGTGTATGCCCTTTAGTTGTTTCTTTAGGGCGTCTTCGTGGTTCGCATTAAGACAAGCTGGATACCTGCATCTGCTGGAGGACTTCGAACATGGGGGCTGCTTCATGTATTTTCGGACGGACGAGGCCTCGCACGGCGAAAATGATAGAAGAAGGTGTGCGGATCGTGCGGAAAACCTAAAAGGGCCAATCAGATCAAGGCAGGGTGACATAATACGGCGGCAGTAAGcccatacatatatgttgACCTCTGAAAATTAAGGTGTATAccatatatatttgcacTTCTTATCTATAATCACATGAAAAAAGTATGGATGCGTTTAGCCACATGCATGTTCATATTTATCTGCATGTCCATTCAGCTAACTTAAGTGTTGGTGCTTCCCAGTGAGATACAAAATATCTCTGAATTTACATTTTCACACATGAGAGCGTCTGCACCGACCTCGCGCTCGATCGAATGACAGGCTTGGACGCTGAAATCGGCTTCTGATCACCTCTAGGCTTTTGAAAAGCGACCCAAAGCGGCACTTGCTACTCACAGGTACATTGTCGTTGACGTAGAATCTTGCGTCTTTTTCACTAATACGAACTTGACCACCTGTGGAGCTGAGGGCAATGCGCCCTTTGGTGCGAATCACGTTCGGGtcgacgaggacgccgcggatCACGTGATGGCGTTCGATCTGCGCAACAGGAtaagaaaagagagaggagcacCTGGCACGTGAAGTAAAGTTGACACGAGCAGCCGGGAACGACGCAGTTAAGGGAGGTAAGGCGACAAGTCCCCTGATGAGGCTGTCAACGCTATAAACGGATGGAAGTGATCCAAGTCTACGGAAAAGGCGAGCACCGTAGGCACTGACGCGTACGGCAGGAGTCGGCCAAAGAGAAAACCCTGCGTTTcggaagcgacgcggagcggagATCTTGTATCACGCGGGAGTTTGCCAGGCGCATCCATACCTGCTTTTTGTAGTTTTCAACATCAAAATTGGGGAAAGTACTCGCGAGTGACTCTAGAGTTTTCGAGGAAGGCAAGACTTCGTTGACAGGGGCGAAAATCGTCGAGGGCACGGATCCGTCCAAGATATCCTGAAagctgccgtcgctcttcAGCCATTCCGCAAAAATCCGGAGCTCCTGAAGAAACGACGTTGACGAGTAGTACCCATGGGTGAGGCTTGCCTCCACAAACACATAACAGACTCTGCTCCCTGAAATGCAGAACCCCATGTGCACGTCGAACCAGTCAGACACTGCTTTGAAAACGCAGACGTGCTCACGAACCGGCAACGCTTGCCAACAGAAACAACAGCGGACGGACAATAACAGTATTTTTATCAAGGTCTGGTTTCCGCCAAGTCAAAAGAACACACCTGCAGCGCCACAACAGTTCCGCACTTAACCGGGTGCTGTCCTGTATGTGTCGACATGTGCGTATTTAAGTTCATACTGTCGACATGTGCGTATTTGAGTTCATACTGTCGGCAGATGTTGGAAGATGGTTCATGGCTATACATTTATACGCATATGTATCTATACATCTACGTGCGTGTCTTACTTGATGTTCGTCAAGAGCAGCCAAGACAGATGGACTCGTCACGACATTTTCTGTTTCTCCGACCTCTCCGTTCTGAGGTCGGGTGTCATTACCGTAGATTGAGAACACGTCATCTGCAGTAACGTAGAGTTTTTCCTCGCCTGCAATACCCAAGTCTTCCGATGGGTCCACCGAGCCTGCTCCTGCAGACACCTGCCTCGGCCGCAGAACAACAACAGAGACAAGCCAGTTTCACTAAGGACAGTGACAAGTCGTAGCGCTTAGCAGCCAGGATGTTGAAAACACTCTGTGACATGAAACGACCCGCAGTAGCAACATGGCGACAGAACAAGCCTCGGTAAAAGCTCATCATACCGCGTGTAGGTGGGACTTCCACGCGTATGAATTGGCAGGTTGTCTCTTTCCAGGTCGTCAACCCGGTGGGTTCCAGTCCATTTCTCTATGTGGGCGGACCTGTGTACACATCCACTGACATCGCTGCTTGCTTGTCTGTATTCGAGAATTTGTCTGCGGGACACTCGCTCACTACAAAACATCTGTGCAGTAGTGAGTATGACGCAGTTTGGGGAAGCTTGTGGGGGGTAATGGGACACTAGCGCAGCGTTTCAGCAGTGCACCGCATGAATGCAGCTCCAGTCCAGGGGGCATCCATGTGTACAGCATACTCGTACACGGACGCTACGCGCGCCAACTCAGGTTTGGTTTCCCGTGTGTTCTAGCATGCATCCTCCCCGAAAGCACTGCGTAGATCTCCGGAGCTTTCCGGGCGCTGGACAGAACCGTACAGGAAGGCTGCACGATTTGCGGACAGTTAGCCCTGTCACCGAGTGCCTCTCCTTCCCTTGCGCCTCACCGCTCTACCGTCGTGAGTATCGGCGAGGGGTTCCACGGATTGCTGCTCAGCGCCACTGCGTTCATCATCATCTTCAAATGAAAGACATGTTGCGTGGATGCTTCCAGATTCTCCAGCTTCGAAAGCACGGGAGGGTGCGTTCCCCTGCCTTCCTTCTATGGAGTCTACTGCTGTGCTCGCTGCCGACGCAATAGGAAGGGCAGTTTCACATGAGCACGAATGGGCCGATCCTACGCAAACCGATAGCGGCTGACTCCGCACGCgcccgagagcggcgaagccAGCGCATAAATAAAACAGGGAAGAAGGCCGCAACATCATTCCCTTGTATAAAAAAGGCGTTTCCAATCGAAACCAGAGAGTCTCTCGGCGGCGTGTCCCGATGGAAAAATTGACAAAAGAAAGGACTCTTCGCAAATGAATAGATCgagggacgcggaggcggtaCATGCATCCTAATGGCTAAATCATTGTTTCACCATTTCTGCATCCTCTTGTATGGAGAAACGAAGGAACATGCAGCGAACGAAAGAACCGTGTAGCTGTATATCCAGATGAGAACCAGAAAGCAGAAGCCAGAACCGACCCAGCAGCAAGCCGTGGGAAAAGTGACGATGACGCAAAAATCGGAGGGAGCGGCCAGGAACGAGAGAAGAACAGAGGTGATAACAAGACGGGAGCAGAACTAGCGCGTTTTGAGAGCAGAAGACACCTGACAGTAAGCAAAACCGGAGACGAACACACAGACCTTGCTGTCGAGCGCCCGAGGGACAGGCTTAAAGCTTGGATGTTTTCGTTCAGAAAGGATGACCTGGTTTTGGCCTACAATTTCCAGCAAGTTCCGTGTGTAAAACTCCTGTGGCTACAAAGGTAAATCCCACAGCGTAAATCCCGGGGGAGGCGTGGCTTCATCCCCAACGATGTACAGCGAGAGTCTACGCCTCTCAAGAAGGATAATATCCTGTGTGCCTGGCGCGTGTTTTCGCCTGGTATCTGGCGTTGTTAATTGCTTTCGACAGCCCCCGCGCATGAGGACGAAGACTATCCAAAAACAGACCTGAGTATATTTCGCAGCGGCAGTGTGTAAACAACCACGTTCGCCGAGACATATTCAGCCATCCATGCAGAGGTATGCCATACAACAGCTGGCCTCTCGCTCATTTGCACAATGCAGATTGAATCACCATGACCGTCTTCATAGTTTGCTTTAGCACCGCAGCAGAATTTTGCTCAAAAAGCCAAAAGGAGAGCCGCACAGGGTTGGCTGGATGAGCAGGGTGGCAAGGCAGAGAACACACAGATGCGCATTCTCCCAGCAATGGCTGAATGAGTAACGTCTGAATGAGGTCTGATCATGCAAACGGATCCGTGAGAAAGGAACTTTTGTCTAACTGTAGTTGATGGACATTCTACACTGGGCAAGGGTTTAAGGAAGTGCCACAAGCAAATACCTGGTGTACGGCTTCCGATGCATTCACAGAGGTAGTCCAAGAAAACCTCTGAAGAGTTAGAGGGGAAGCGTCATGAAATGCAACAGACGATCAGTTGACTCGCCGCACACTCCAGAGCACAGAAGCGACTAGCATTTTACATTCAGCTGCATATCGTTTATTTCGTTTTGCTTTCCACAGTATAGACACGATTGAAAGAATCCCAGTGCACATTCCATTGCGACTAGGTAGCCCGACACAGTTCACTGTTGCTACCCTGCCTCCAATGAAACCATGAAACGCgctgcatacatatata contains:
- a CDS encoding hypothetical protein (encoded by transcript BESB_008020) — encoded protein: MLRPSSLFYLCAGFAALGRVRSQPLSVCVGSAHSCSCETALPIASAASTAVDSIEGRQGNAPSRAFEAGESGSIHATCLSFEDDDERSGAEQQSVEPLADTHDGRAVSAGAGSVDPSEDLGIAGEEKLYVTADDVFSIYGNDTRPQNGEVGETENVVTSPSVLAALDEHQELRIFAEWLKSDGSFQDILDGSVPSTIFAPVNEVLPSSKTLESLASTFPNFDVENYKKQIERHHVIRGVLVDPNVIRTKGRIALSSTGGQVRISEKDARFYVNDNVPVSSKCRFGSLFKSLEDVRVSTSLLKASGFLDSHWGPITVFLFPDSTLLDPSNRRIPECVWHGFEREENRDYLLRLIGYMVVPGIIETTKLRENDAITPLVGPSWSVESHQPKQNGHPEVIVDGLRIREANVQTENGIIHVFDGFRPRIEQGFADAVYWTCVDEYLQENPSLVRLALRLVDSGRPLPKIGIAPDIHPPPFNVRLQYVPADIVGLRCFMIVCSLSTAPDDQQQAAAVGAVLLPGTLAAQFQTQNIPAAANAKAV